In Ruminiclostridium papyrosolvens DSM 2782, the following proteins share a genomic window:
- a CDS encoding response regulator: MKYKEQWVMNLYKVLIVDDESIIRNGLYNMIPWSNLGVSDVLTASCAKEALKIAQDTKPDIMLTDICMPEMDGLEMTKIMLEKVPDLKVIVLTGYDDFKYAQKSCSLGVKDFILKPVDESSLIKCIKLQIDNIQSEIQSAVENSIMSRKRMIENQREFEKSLIKLTEKAVDNAYAIEVPEGIKFEDNCEYQVAVLTPEISENSIWNQHRNLLMLSVKSFFIDMVDAKNSGWTFQNSDGDIVVIFYVDKKSENAEEQISKLQEIINVEFDVEMEVGIGPVVPNMSRIKYSYEKARGKCGINNTKLGNEYQSKKDKLLVLKEKVLSSFHDTEAAKEYLKKYINEVKISGVTKSIAEQKFYDLASAFYWEYLKTTGNPADGRLETLITTLQTNDLENCCVFTEMFIVKLMYTNKKQMHEIIEAATLFINQRLTEDLTVFTLAEQFHVARNYFSRLFKKEMGEGCNEYITRKRIEKAKHLLTVSRLKTYEVAEQVGYHDTNYFSLAFKKNTGLSPTEFRDRQNNPEI; the protein is encoded by the coding sequence GTGAAATATAAAGAACAGTGGGTGATGAATTTGTACAAAGTGTTGATTGTAGATGACGAAAGTATAATACGAAATGGTCTTTACAATATGATACCGTGGTCAAATTTAGGAGTAAGCGATGTTCTGACAGCATCGTGCGCAAAGGAAGCCCTGAAAATAGCACAGGACACCAAACCAGATATAATGCTCACGGACATTTGCATGCCTGAAATGGACGGGCTTGAAATGACTAAAATTATGCTTGAAAAGGTGCCTGACCTAAAAGTAATAGTCCTGACAGGCTATGATGACTTTAAATATGCACAAAAAAGCTGTTCCCTTGGTGTTAAGGACTTTATACTCAAGCCGGTAGATGAAAGCAGCCTTATTAAGTGTATAAAACTACAAATAGACAATATTCAGTCTGAAATACAATCTGCAGTTGAAAATAGTATTATGAGCCGTAAAAGAATGATTGAAAATCAGAGAGAGTTTGAAAAGTCGCTGATTAAGCTTACTGAAAAAGCAGTTGACAACGCTTATGCTATTGAAGTCCCGGAAGGTATAAAATTTGAGGATAACTGTGAATATCAGGTTGCAGTACTTACTCCTGAAATATCTGAGAATAGTATATGGAATCAGCATAGGAATTTGCTTATGCTGTCAGTAAAGAGTTTCTTTATTGACATGGTAGATGCAAAAAATTCGGGCTGGACTTTTCAAAATTCTGACGGAGATATAGTTGTTATATTCTATGTAGACAAAAAATCTGAGAATGCCGAAGAACAAATTTCAAAATTGCAGGAAATTATTAATGTGGAATTTGATGTGGAAATGGAGGTCGGTATAGGCCCCGTAGTTCCTAACATGTCACGGATAAAATATTCCTATGAAAAAGCAAGGGGAAAGTGCGGTATTAATAATACCAAGCTTGGTAATGAATACCAAAGCAAAAAGGATAAGCTTTTAGTTCTGAAAGAAAAGGTACTTTCCAGCTTTCATGATACTGAAGCAGCAAAGGAATATCTTAAAAAGTACATAAATGAAGTTAAAATATCAGGAGTTACAAAGTCTATAGCCGAGCAAAAGTTTTACGATTTGGCATCTGCGTTTTATTGGGAATACCTTAAAACCACAGGAAATCCGGCAGATGGCAGGCTAGAAACCTTGATTACAACACTACAAACCAATGATTTAGAAAATTGCTGTGTATTTACCGAAATGTTTATCGTAAAACTGATGTATACTAATAAGAAGCAAATGCATGAGATAATAGAGGCGGCAACTTTATTCATAAACCAAAGACTTACGGAGGATTTGACTGTATTTACGTTGGCGGAACAGTTCCATGTTGCAAGAAATTATTTCTCCAGACTTTTCAAGAAGGAGATGGGAGAGGGCTGCAACGAATATATTACTCGTAAACGTATCGAAAAAGCAAAACATCTTCTGACTGTTTCAAGACTTAAAACCTATGAGGTTGCTGAACAGGTAGGATATCATGATACGAATTATTTTTCTCTGGCATTTAAAAAGAATACCGGTCTATCCCCCACAGAATTCAGGGACAGGCAGAACAATCCTGAGATATGA
- a CDS encoding methylated-DNA--[protein]-cysteine S-methyltransferase — MKNVYFFETQIGSIGIAEESHRITNVFFETDFNMEVVSDKNKFLQQSGFDLKETVLLTDAAKQLDEYLKGKRTEFDLPLAPKGTDFMKAVWNCLITIPYGATKSYKQIAEAAGNPKACRAVGMANNKNPIPIFIPCHRVVGTSGNLTGYRGGLEIKQKLLEIEKSKI, encoded by the coding sequence ATGAAAAACGTATACTTTTTTGAAACACAAATAGGGTCAATAGGCATTGCAGAAGAAAGTCACAGAATAACCAACGTATTTTTTGAAACAGATTTCAATATGGAGGTTGTTTCAGACAAAAATAAGTTCCTTCAACAGTCAGGATTCGACTTAAAAGAAACAGTACTTTTGACAGATGCGGCTAAGCAGCTTGATGAGTATCTGAAAGGTAAAAGAACAGAGTTTGATTTACCGCTGGCCCCAAAAGGAACAGATTTTATGAAAGCCGTTTGGAATTGTCTGATTACAATACCATATGGAGCTACAAAAAGCTACAAACAGATTGCAGAGGCGGCAGGAAATCCAAAGGCATGCCGGGCTGTAGGAATGGCCAATAATAAAAATCCAATTCCCATATTTATACCATGTCATCGTGTAGTAGGTACAAGCGGAAATCTCACAGGGTATAGAGGCGGTCTGGAAATAAAGCAAAAGCTTCTTGAAATAGAAAAATCAAAAATTTGA
- a CDS encoding radical SAM protein has product MDSSSLSEYMSRTVENIVNHTIKSTLKNPKETAFLMKYMFTAKKAAAKRQRSEKAGLHIPPFLIASITKSCNLRCSGCYARELHSCSDGVRNSQLTWERWEEVFGEAEDLGISFILLAGGEPLMRRDVVVKAADRKNIIFPIFTNGLLIDDFYIDLFKKNRNLLPVLSIEGYQEETDQRRGQGTYRALLEVMSRLNDNGIVYGTSVTVTTQNVGEVSDKKFIDILSNMGCKIIFYVEYVPAEEGTYYLAPTEKERESLAERLKELRSEYKDILFLSFPGDEKATGGCLAAGRGFFHINSDGGAEPCPFSPQSDTNLGEVSLKDALKSPLFLRLDSGGLLMGDHKGGCMLFEKKAEVDALTGL; this is encoded by the coding sequence ATGGATAGCAGCAGTCTTTCTGAATATATGAGCAGAACCGTAGAGAATATTGTGAACCATACCATCAAGTCAACTTTAAAAAACCCCAAGGAAACAGCTTTTTTAATGAAATATATGTTTACTGCAAAAAAAGCAGCAGCAAAACGACAGAGAAGCGAAAAAGCAGGGCTTCATATTCCTCCATTCCTCATAGCAAGCATAACTAAAAGCTGCAATTTAAGATGCAGCGGTTGCTATGCAAGAGAGTTGCATTCTTGCTCTGATGGAGTGAGGAACAGTCAGTTGACATGGGAGAGGTGGGAGGAAGTATTTGGTGAGGCTGAGGATTTGGGGATATCTTTTATACTTTTGGCTGGAGGAGAGCCTTTGATGAGAAGAGATGTGGTTGTAAAAGCTGCGGACAGAAAAAATATAATTTTCCCCATATTTACCAACGGATTACTAATAGATGACTTTTACATAGATTTGTTCAAAAAAAATAGAAATTTGCTACCTGTATTAAGCATTGAAGGGTATCAGGAGGAAACTGATCAAAGACGGGGACAGGGTACATATAGAGCATTGTTAGAAGTAATGAGCAGACTGAATGACAATGGAATAGTGTACGGGACATCGGTAACGGTAACAACACAAAATGTTGGGGAGGTTTCTGATAAAAAATTTATTGATATTCTATCAAATATGGGATGTAAAATAATTTTTTACGTGGAATATGTTCCGGCAGAAGAAGGAACATATTATCTCGCTCCAACGGAAAAGGAACGTGAGTCGCTGGCAGAAAGGCTTAAAGAGCTGCGGTCGGAATACAAGGACATACTGTTTTTGTCGTTTCCGGGAGATGAAAAAGCAACAGGAGGCTGTTTGGCGGCAGGAAGAGGCTTTTTCCATATAAATTCTGATGGTGGAGCAGAGCCATGCCCATTTTCGCCTCAATCAGATACAAACCTCGGGGAAGTCAGTCTTAAAGACGCTTTGAAATCGCCATTGTTCTTAAGACTTGACAGCGGAGGACTGCTGATGGGCGACCACAAGGGAGGCTGCATGCTATTTGAGAAAAAAGCAGAAGTAGACGCACTTACGGGCTTATAA
- a CDS encoding aldo/keto reductase, whose translation MQKTRLGRTGLMVTRSSFGALPIQRISFDEAKKILLKAYKGGINFYDTARMYTDSEEKLGYAFSDIRKDIIIATKSVATDRKTLLEHLETSLKNMKTDYVDILQLHNPGVLPDPEDPESSYAGMIEAKKKGMVRFVGITNHRIKTAIQAVESGLYDTMQFPLNSISSDIDLELIEICKKKDVGLIAMKAMSGGLITNSASTFAFLRQFDNVVPIWGIQREAELDEFLQLEKNPPELTDELWEVIKKDRTELAGNFCRACGYCMPCPVGIEIPTQARISLLMRRAPYQPFLSDEFKEKMELINKCIECGQCKNHCPYSIDTPNLLKLQLQDYNEFYAKHK comes from the coding sequence ATGCAGAAAACAAGATTGGGTCGGACAGGCCTGATGGTTACAAGAAGCAGTTTTGGAGCACTTCCCATACAGAGAATTTCATTTGATGAAGCTAAAAAAATTCTTTTAAAGGCTTACAAGGGCGGTATTAATTTTTATGATACTGCCCGTATGTACACTGATAGTGAGGAGAAGCTTGGATATGCTTTTTCTGATATAAGAAAAGATATAATAATTGCAACAAAAAGCGTTGCAACAGACAGAAAGACACTGCTTGAGCACCTTGAAACCAGCTTAAAAAATATGAAAACAGATTATGTTGATATACTTCAGCTACATAACCCCGGGGTTCTGCCGGACCCGGAGGACCCGGAAAGCTCATACGCAGGTATGATTGAAGCTAAAAAGAAGGGTATGGTGCGTTTTGTAGGAATTACAAACCACAGGATAAAAACTGCAATACAAGCAGTTGAATCGGGTTTGTATGACACAATGCAGTTTCCACTTAACTCTATTTCTTCGGATATTGATCTTGAACTGATTGAGATATGCAAGAAGAAGGATGTTGGCCTGATAGCCATGAAAGCTATGTCAGGGGGGTTGATTACAAATTCGGCATCCACTTTTGCTTTTTTAAGACAGTTTGATAATGTTGTTCCAATTTGGGGGATACAAAGGGAAGCCGAGCTTGATGAATTTCTCCAATTAGAAAAGAACCCTCCCGAGTTGACTGATGAATTATGGGAAGTCATAAAAAAAGACCGTACAGAACTGGCAGGGAATTTCTGCAGGGCCTGTGGATACTGTATGCCTTGTCCTGTTGGAATTGAGATTCCTACTCAGGCACGAATATCATTACTTATGCGGAGAGCACCTTACCAACCGTTTCTAAGCGATGAGTTTAAAGAAAAGATGGAACTTATAAATAAATGTATTGAATGCGGACAATGTAAAAACCACTGCCCATACAGCATTGATACTCCAAATCTTCTTAAGCTGCAGTTACAGGATTACAACGAGTTTTATGCCAAACATAAATAA
- a CDS encoding CoA-disulfide reductase, with translation MSKKVIIVGGVAGGASAAARLRRLDENAEIILFEKGQHISFANCGLPYYVGEVITQKENLIVVTPEKMKERFGIDVRVNSEVLRIDPVNKIVEVKDLSGNSTYTESYDKLVLSPGAEPIRPQLPGINSSRIFTLRNIPDTYSIKDYVDKMNPRRAVVVGAGFIGLEMAENLHMRGIDVSVVELADHVIGPMDFDMAALVHNHLRMKNVELILKDAVSAFDDNGTHINVMLASGRAINADMVIMGIGVRPDVRLAADAGLTIGSSGGISVNEYLQTSDPDIYAVGDAVQVKDFISQNPALIPLAGPANKQGRIAADNICGGNEKYEGTQGTSIVKVFDLTVAITGNSERLLQRNNIEYEKSFTHSASHASYYPGGIPMAIKIVFEKNNGKLLGAQIVGYDGVDKRIDVLSTAIRVGMTVYDLEKLELAYAPPFSSAKDPVNIAGFTASNILKNKCSIFHWNEVDSINKDTGLLLDVREHAEYELGTIKGAVNIPLDELRSRLNELPKDKTIYVFCQIGLRGYLAARILMQKGYNAKNLSGGLKTYKMAVEKQTNEGIFESHLPQERHTLAENPSSIIELDACGLQCPGPIMKVFDTIKTLNDNDIMEVKATDPAFQEDIKTWCKSTGNELLEVKFENKAFIAKIKKGAKEDNSIAMQYKNRNNKSMIVFSNDLDKAIASFIIANGAASMGRKVTMFFTFWGLNILRKPKNSGIVKKDFISRMFGVMMPKGSVKLSLSKMNMAGMGPKMIRSLMNKKNIYSLEELVAQAQNNGIEFVACNMSMDIMGIKKEELIEGVTIGGVASFLGSAEESDMSLFI, from the coding sequence ATGAGCAAAAAAGTGATAATAGTAGGCGGAGTTGCAGGAGGCGCAAGTGCTGCTGCAAGACTTAGAAGACTTGATGAAAACGCGGAAATCATACTTTTTGAGAAGGGACAGCATATTTCTTTTGCTAACTGTGGCCTTCCCTATTATGTTGGTGAAGTCATAACCCAGAAAGAGAATCTTATTGTAGTCACTCCCGAAAAAATGAAGGAACGTTTCGGAATAGATGTAAGAGTCAATAGTGAAGTTCTGAGAATCGACCCAGTAAATAAAATAGTTGAAGTTAAAGACCTTTCCGGAAACAGCACCTATACAGAGTCCTATGATAAACTTGTGTTATCTCCCGGTGCAGAGCCTATCAGGCCACAGCTTCCCGGAATTAATTCCTCAAGGATTTTCACTTTGAGAAATATACCTGATACATACAGTATCAAGGACTATGTGGATAAAATGAATCCTCGAAGAGCGGTAGTTGTAGGGGCAGGCTTTATAGGTCTTGAAATGGCAGAAAATCTCCATATGAGAGGAATTGACGTTTCAGTTGTAGAGCTGGCAGACCATGTTATCGGACCTATGGATTTTGATATGGCAGCCCTTGTCCATAACCATCTGAGGATGAAAAACGTTGAACTTATCCTAAAGGACGCAGTATCAGCCTTTGATGACAACGGAACTCATATAAACGTAATGCTTGCAAGCGGCAGAGCCATTAATGCCGATATGGTCATTATGGGAATTGGTGTTCGCCCCGATGTACGTCTGGCGGCAGATGCAGGACTTACTATCGGAAGTTCAGGCGGAATCAGCGTCAATGAATATCTTCAGACTTCTGACCCTGACATTTATGCTGTGGGAGATGCTGTACAGGTGAAGGATTTTATAAGCCAAAATCCTGCTCTTATTCCTCTGGCCGGGCCTGCAAATAAACAGGGTAGAATTGCCGCCGATAATATCTGCGGAGGTAATGAAAAATATGAAGGCACTCAGGGAACCTCTATTGTAAAAGTCTTTGATTTGACAGTTGCCATTACCGGTAACAGTGAGCGCTTACTGCAAAGAAACAATATTGAATATGAAAAATCCTTTACACATTCTGCCTCACACGCAAGTTATTACCCGGGAGGTATTCCCATGGCAATCAAGATTGTTTTTGAAAAAAACAACGGTAAGCTTTTGGGAGCGCAGATTGTAGGATATGACGGAGTAGATAAAAGAATTGATGTTCTCTCAACTGCCATAAGGGTAGGAATGACTGTATATGATTTAGAAAAGCTTGAATTGGCCTATGCTCCGCCATTCTCATCTGCTAAGGACCCTGTGAATATTGCAGGTTTCACTGCTTCAAATATTCTAAAGAACAAATGCAGTATTTTTCACTGGAATGAAGTTGACAGCATAAATAAAGATACCGGACTATTGTTGGATGTTAGAGAACATGCAGAGTATGAACTTGGAACCATAAAGGGTGCAGTTAACATTCCCTTGGATGAGCTTAGAAGCAGGCTTAATGAGCTGCCAAAGGACAAAACAATTTATGTATTCTGTCAGATTGGTTTAAGAGGCTATCTCGCAGCAAGAATATTGATGCAAAAGGGTTACAATGCAAAAAATCTCAGCGGAGGCCTGAAGACATATAAAATGGCTGTTGAAAAGCAGACAAATGAAGGTATATTTGAAAGCCATTTACCTCAGGAGCGTCACACTTTGGCAGAAAACCCTTCTTCCATAATTGAACTTGATGCATGTGGACTTCAATGCCCCGGCCCTATTATGAAAGTATTTGACACAATTAAGACTCTTAATGATAACGATATTATGGAAGTCAAAGCTACTGACCCGGCCTTTCAGGAGGATATTAAAACCTGGTGCAAATCCACCGGAAATGAACTTCTTGAGGTTAAATTTGAAAATAAAGCCTTTATTGCTAAAATAAAAAAAGGAGCAAAAGAGGATAATTCAATAGCAATGCAGTATAAAAACAGGAATAATAAATCAATGATTGTTTTCAGCAACGATCTTGATAAGGCTATAGCATCTTTTATTATAGCAAACGGAGCAGCTTCAATGGGAAGAAAGGTTACTATGTTTTTTACCTTTTGGGGACTTAATATCCTTAGAAAGCCCAAAAACTCCGGCATTGTAAAAAAAGACTTTATTTCCAGAATGTTTGGTGTTATGATGCCTAAGGGATCAGTTAAATTGTCACTGTCCAAAATGAATATGGCAGGCATGGGCCCAAAAATGATACGCTCTCTAATGAATAAAAAGAACATATATTCATTGGAAGAGCTTGTTGCTCAAGCCCAGAATAACGGAATTGAATTTGTAGCCTGCAATATGTCAATGGATATAATGGGTATTAAAAAAGAAGAACTTATTGAAGGAGTTACTATTGGAGGCGTGGCCTCATTCTTGGGTTCTGCCGAAGAATCTGATATGAGTTTGTTTATTTAG
- a CDS encoding ArsR/SmtB family transcription factor, translated as MIDLKIYEKKADKIKALAHPQRLCIVKGLIEGGCNVTKIQECLGLPQSTVSQHLAKLKSAGIIDGERKGLEICYRVIDDEIIDIVKVLLKDEIAKV; from the coding sequence TTGATAGACTTAAAAATTTATGAAAAGAAAGCCGATAAAATAAAAGCACTTGCTCATCCTCAAAGGCTGTGTATTGTAAAAGGCTTAATAGAAGGGGGCTGTAACGTAACCAAAATTCAGGAATGTCTTGGTCTTCCCCAGTCTACAGTATCACAGCACCTTGCAAAACTAAAGTCGGCAGGTATAATTGACGGAGAGCGAAAAGGGCTTGAAATTTGCTATCGTGTTATTGATGATGAAATTATCGACATTGTAAAAGTCCTTCTGAAAGATGAAATTGCTAAAGTCTAA